A stretch of the Cheilinus undulatus linkage group 11, ASM1832078v1, whole genome shotgun sequence genome encodes the following:
- the tpk2 gene encoding thiamin pyrophosphokinase 2 isoform X2, with translation MSHSLWSEKILQLLRRMNNFYLSGSCRANCLRFEIEGAQVGWIPPQVVSQLARYPQVFNPPQGGAVALCSNLDSYEKRSAAVDAVLQTLRKEGNFPFLKGWRNERYSVMPRFCDPPLMSMERAATSLFGVKRYGVHVNGYTVSDSGEVSMWLARRSPTKQTYPGMLDHVAAGGLAAGVSIKHTLVKECEEEACIPADIAEKAKPVTTVSYTYVEQGEVFPESQFVFDLELPLEFKPRIGDGEVQEFYLLPIDKVKELLASEDFKPNCAMVVLDFLIRHSFIEPDSEPYYQEFVAGLHQTV, from the exons ATGTCTCACTCTCTCTGGTCGGAAAAAATCCTCCAGCTCCTCCGCCGCATGAATAACTTCTATTTATCAG gcTCGTGCCGTGCTAACTGCCTCAGGTTTGAAATAGAAGGAGCTCAGGTGGGCTGGATTCCGCCTCAGGTAGTTTCACAGTTAGCTCGGTACCCACAGGTGTTCAATCCACCACAGGGTGGCGCTGTGGCGCTCTGCAGCAATCTGGACTCCTATGAGAAGAGATCTGCGGCTGTGGATGCCGTCCTGCAGACTCTGAGGAAAGAGGGAAACTTTCCCTTTCTGAAAGGATGGAGAAACGAG AGGTACAGCGTGATGCCAAGGTTCTGCGACCCCCCTCTGATGTCGATGGAGAGAGCAGCTACAA GTCTGTTTGGGGTGAAGCGGTACGGAGTCCATGTGAACGGATACACAGTGAGTGACAGTGGGGAGGTCAGCATGTGGCTAGCACGACGCTCTCCTACGAAGCAGACATACCCGGGAATGCTGGACCATGTG GCAGCAGGCGGTTTGGCTGCTGGTGTCAGCATCAAACACACTCTGGTTAAAGAATGTGAGGAGGAAGCGTGTATCCCTGCAGACATCGCTGAGAAGGCAAAACCTGTGACTACAGTAAG CTACACATATGTGGAGCAGGGGGAGGTGTTTCCAGAAAGTCAGTTTGTCTTCGATCTGGAGCTTCCTCTGGAGTTTAAGCCCAGAATCGGGGACGGAGAGGTGCAAGAATTCTACCTGCTGCCCATAGACAAG GTGAAGGAGCTTCTGGCTTCTGAAGACTTCAAACCGAACTGTGCCATGGTGGTCCTGGACTTCCTCATCAGACACTCCTTTATCGAGCCGGATTCAG AGCCGTACTATCAGGAGTTTGTGGCGGGACTCCATCAGACTGTATGA
- the tpk2 gene encoding thiamin pyrophosphokinase 2 isoform X1 yields the protein MSHSLWSEKILQLLRRMNNFYLSGSCRANCLRFEIEGAQVGWIPPQVVSQLARYPQVFNPPQGGAVALCSNLDSYEKRSAAVDAVLQTLRKEGNFPFLKGWRNERYSVMPRFCDPPLMSMERAATSLFGVKRYGVHVNGYTVSDSGEVSMWLARRSPTKQTYPGMLDHVVSRKKLYNSTAAGGLAAGVSIKHTLVKECEEEACIPADIAEKAKPVTTVSYTYVEQGEVFPESQFVFDLELPLEFKPRIGDGEVQEFYLLPIDKVKELLASEDFKPNCAMVVLDFLIRHSFIEPDSEPYYQEFVAGLHQTV from the exons ATGTCTCACTCTCTCTGGTCGGAAAAAATCCTCCAGCTCCTCCGCCGCATGAATAACTTCTATTTATCAG gcTCGTGCCGTGCTAACTGCCTCAGGTTTGAAATAGAAGGAGCTCAGGTGGGCTGGATTCCGCCTCAGGTAGTTTCACAGTTAGCTCGGTACCCACAGGTGTTCAATCCACCACAGGGTGGCGCTGTGGCGCTCTGCAGCAATCTGGACTCCTATGAGAAGAGATCTGCGGCTGTGGATGCCGTCCTGCAGACTCTGAGGAAAGAGGGAAACTTTCCCTTTCTGAAAGGATGGAGAAACGAG AGGTACAGCGTGATGCCAAGGTTCTGCGACCCCCCTCTGATGTCGATGGAGAGAGCAGCTACAA GTCTGTTTGGGGTGAAGCGGTACGGAGTCCATGTGAACGGATACACAGTGAGTGACAGTGGGGAGGTCAGCATGTGGCTAGCACGACGCTCTCCTACGAAGCAGACATACCCGGGAATGCTGGACCATGTGGTGAGCAGAAAAAAGCTTTACAATTCTACA GCAGCAGGCGGTTTGGCTGCTGGTGTCAGCATCAAACACACTCTGGTTAAAGAATGTGAGGAGGAAGCGTGTATCCCTGCAGACATCGCTGAGAAGGCAAAACCTGTGACTACAGTAAG CTACACATATGTGGAGCAGGGGGAGGTGTTTCCAGAAAGTCAGTTTGTCTTCGATCTGGAGCTTCCTCTGGAGTTTAAGCCCAGAATCGGGGACGGAGAGGTGCAAGAATTCTACCTGCTGCCCATAGACAAG GTGAAGGAGCTTCTGGCTTCTGAAGACTTCAAACCGAACTGTGCCATGGTGGTCCTGGACTTCCTCATCAGACACTCCTTTATCGAGCCGGATTCAG AGCCGTACTATCAGGAGTTTGTGGCGGGACTCCATCAGACTGTATGA
- the gmeb2 gene encoding glucocorticoid modulatory element-binding protein 2 isoform X1, which produces MTSSEVSSLPEMSEVVIVTIPEAVEEDLPSVVEEDKAVLVTAELNTQPGEDELTAASVETEAEAEASRTESLKEEAVIEFSQWLREGVSVSDCVVKLTEEVDVEADVFYPITCGDAKATLVWKKFVCPGINVKCVQFNEQLISPKEFVCLAGKSTLKDWKRAIRLNGTMLRKIMDSGELDFYQHTKVCSNTCRSTKIDLVGTKVSLSSDQAELVPSTPSSADLNGASTSFSDVSEETSEWVTAIGEDSVAFWRAMKEAGLLDEVVEDFQKELQEVLKGLQERVCDPPLQVKDAVLLNNIVQNFGMLDLVKKVLASHKSQMDRYREQYTRSLAALEQQCDEHRKRAKELKSKSQHLNNVLMTLTPVPAPPAPKRPRLTRAVSGPASVNANPTQITLPLNQLTSLPLGKVLTVAGGQAGANLGGYTLLTSPLSGSELAGDAANLTVLSAAAGQEGAAGSAFVKVVGPQFQLVTLPSGLQGLATTQSSAVQQQVGTISVVDATETAADEPQEENQVEGEEEGQTEAVKEEEETAPAEQQ; this is translated from the exons ATGACTTCTTCTGAGGTCAGCAGCCTGCCAGAAATGAGTGAGGTTGTGATCGTCACCATCCCGGAGGCGGTGGAGGAGGACCTGCCCTCTGTGGTTGAGGAGGATAAAGCGGTGCTGGTCACTGCAGAACTGAACACTCAGCCAGG GGAGGATGAGCTCACAGCTGCTTCTGTGGAAACAGAAGCAGAAGCTGAGGCGAGCAGAACAGAATCACTGAAGGAAGAGGCAGTAATCG AATTTTCCCAGTGGCTAAGAGAAggtgtctctgtctctgactgCGTAGTAAAATTAACTGAGGAGGTGGATGTAGAAGCTGATGTTTTCTACCCGATCACCTGTGGAGACGCCAAAGCCACGCTGGTCTGGAAGAAGTTTGTGTGTCCAGGGATCAACGTGAAATGTGTTCAG TTCAACGAGCAGCTTATCAGCCCGAAGGAGTTTGTGTGTTTAGCTGGAAAATCCACTCTGAAGGACTGGAAGAGAGCCATCCGTCTCAACGGCACCATGCTCAG GAAGATCATGGACTCGGGTGAACTGGACTTTTACCAGCACACAAAGGTGTGCTCTAATACCTGCCGCAGCACAAAGATCGACCTGGTGGGAACCAAAGTGTCTCTGAGCAGCGACCAGGCTGAGCTGGTTCCTTCCACGCCATCGTCAGCTGACT tgaaCGGCGCCTCAACTTCCTTCTCAGACGTTTCAGAGGAGACCTCAGAGTGGGTCACAGCCATCGGAG AGGACTCGGTGGCGTTCTGGCGTGCTATGAAGGAGGCAGGGCTTCTGGATGAGGTGGTGGAGGACTTTCAGAAGGAGCTTCAGGAGGTGCTGAAGGGGCTACAGGAGAGAGTGTGTGACCCCCCACTGCAGGTCAAAG atGCTGTTTTGCTCAACAACATCGTGCAGAACTTTGGGATGTTGGACCTGGTGAAGAAGGTTCTGGCAAGTCACAAGAGCCAGATGGACCGGTACAGAGAGCAGTACACTCGTAGCCTTGCAG CTCTGGAGCAGCAGTGTGATGAGCACAGGAAGCGAGCCAAAGAGCTGAAGAGTAAATCTCAACACCTGAACAACGTCCTCATGACCCTCACCCCGGTCCCTGCTCCCCCCGCCCCCAAACGACCCCGTCTGACACGCGCTGTTTCCGGTCCTGCCTCTGTCAATGCCAACCCGACCCAGATCACGCTGCCTCTGAACCAGCTGACCAGTCTTCCTCTGGGGAAGGTTCTGACTGTAGCAGGGGGTCAAGCCGGGGCTAACCTGGGCGGATACACCCTCCTCACCTCGCCGCTCTCTGGGTCAGAGCTGGCAGGCGACGCTGCTAACCTGACGGTGCTCTCTGCAGCAGCGGGTCAGGAGGGCGCGGCTGGCAGTGCCTTCGTTAAGGTGGTCGGGCCGCAGTTCCAGCTGGTCACGCTTCCCAGCGGGCTGCAGGGATTGGCTACGACGCAGAGCTCCGCCGTCCAGCAACAGGTCGGCACCATCAGTGTGGTGGACGCCACAGAGACGGCTGCAGACGAGCCACAGGAAGAGAACCAGGTGGAGGGGGAAGAGGAGGGTCAGACAGAGGCCgttaaagaggaagaggagacagCACCAGCAGAGCAGCAGTGA
- the gmeb2 gene encoding glucocorticoid modulatory element-binding protein 2 isoform X2 codes for MTSSEVSSLPEMSEVVIVTIPEAVEEDLPSVVEEDKAVLVTAELNTQPGEDELTAASVETEAEAEASRTESLKEEAVIVKLTEEVDVEADVFYPITCGDAKATLVWKKFVCPGINVKCVQFNEQLISPKEFVCLAGKSTLKDWKRAIRLNGTMLRKIMDSGELDFYQHTKVCSNTCRSTKIDLVGTKVSLSSDQAELVPSTPSSADLNGASTSFSDVSEETSEWVTAIGEDSVAFWRAMKEAGLLDEVVEDFQKELQEVLKGLQERVCDPPLQVKDAVLLNNIVQNFGMLDLVKKVLASHKSQMDRYREQYTRSLAALEQQCDEHRKRAKELKSKSQHLNNVLMTLTPVPAPPAPKRPRLTRAVSGPASVNANPTQITLPLNQLTSLPLGKVLTVAGGQAGANLGGYTLLTSPLSGSELAGDAANLTVLSAAAGQEGAAGSAFVKVVGPQFQLVTLPSGLQGLATTQSSAVQQQVGTISVVDATETAADEPQEENQVEGEEEGQTEAVKEEEETAPAEQQ; via the exons ATGACTTCTTCTGAGGTCAGCAGCCTGCCAGAAATGAGTGAGGTTGTGATCGTCACCATCCCGGAGGCGGTGGAGGAGGACCTGCCCTCTGTGGTTGAGGAGGATAAAGCGGTGCTGGTCACTGCAGAACTGAACACTCAGCCAGG GGAGGATGAGCTCACAGCTGCTTCTGTGGAAACAGAAGCAGAAGCTGAGGCGAGCAGAACAGAATCACTGAAGGAAGAGGCAGTAATCG TAAAATTAACTGAGGAGGTGGATGTAGAAGCTGATGTTTTCTACCCGATCACCTGTGGAGACGCCAAAGCCACGCTGGTCTGGAAGAAGTTTGTGTGTCCAGGGATCAACGTGAAATGTGTTCAG TTCAACGAGCAGCTTATCAGCCCGAAGGAGTTTGTGTGTTTAGCTGGAAAATCCACTCTGAAGGACTGGAAGAGAGCCATCCGTCTCAACGGCACCATGCTCAG GAAGATCATGGACTCGGGTGAACTGGACTTTTACCAGCACACAAAGGTGTGCTCTAATACCTGCCGCAGCACAAAGATCGACCTGGTGGGAACCAAAGTGTCTCTGAGCAGCGACCAGGCTGAGCTGGTTCCTTCCACGCCATCGTCAGCTGACT tgaaCGGCGCCTCAACTTCCTTCTCAGACGTTTCAGAGGAGACCTCAGAGTGGGTCACAGCCATCGGAG AGGACTCGGTGGCGTTCTGGCGTGCTATGAAGGAGGCAGGGCTTCTGGATGAGGTGGTGGAGGACTTTCAGAAGGAGCTTCAGGAGGTGCTGAAGGGGCTACAGGAGAGAGTGTGTGACCCCCCACTGCAGGTCAAAG atGCTGTTTTGCTCAACAACATCGTGCAGAACTTTGGGATGTTGGACCTGGTGAAGAAGGTTCTGGCAAGTCACAAGAGCCAGATGGACCGGTACAGAGAGCAGTACACTCGTAGCCTTGCAG CTCTGGAGCAGCAGTGTGATGAGCACAGGAAGCGAGCCAAAGAGCTGAAGAGTAAATCTCAACACCTGAACAACGTCCTCATGACCCTCACCCCGGTCCCTGCTCCCCCCGCCCCCAAACGACCCCGTCTGACACGCGCTGTTTCCGGTCCTGCCTCTGTCAATGCCAACCCGACCCAGATCACGCTGCCTCTGAACCAGCTGACCAGTCTTCCTCTGGGGAAGGTTCTGACTGTAGCAGGGGGTCAAGCCGGGGCTAACCTGGGCGGATACACCCTCCTCACCTCGCCGCTCTCTGGGTCAGAGCTGGCAGGCGACGCTGCTAACCTGACGGTGCTCTCTGCAGCAGCGGGTCAGGAGGGCGCGGCTGGCAGTGCCTTCGTTAAGGTGGTCGGGCCGCAGTTCCAGCTGGTCACGCTTCCCAGCGGGCTGCAGGGATTGGCTACGACGCAGAGCTCCGCCGTCCAGCAACAGGTCGGCACCATCAGTGTGGTGGACGCCACAGAGACGGCTGCAGACGAGCCACAGGAAGAGAACCAGGTGGAGGGGGAAGAGGAGGGTCAGACAGAGGCCgttaaagaggaagaggagacagCACCAGCAGAGCAGCAGTGA
- the pdyn gene encoding proenkephalin-B yields the protein MEWYFLVLMLSLPPSIHADCSSQCQKCAQQILSSDDAFSSLSCSTECEGQLEGCGPAPALADFSQDEAAAEEESQQADLVKRYGGFIKRIDKNKNKIFNSPWRENYILKAGALPKKYEDLLKRLEERDALEDADDAPEDQMLHNYVKRYGGFLRKFGPKTKRSSSAEQESQEHEELQKRYGGFMRRVRPKLNNLKWDKRYGGFLRRHFKISVRSVEEPYYSYDDLSL from the exons ATGGAGTGGTATTTCCTGGTGCTGATGCTGAGCTTGCCGCCCTCCATCCACGCAGATTGCTCTTCACAGTGTCAGAAATGCGCGCAACAGATCCTCAGCTCCGACGACGCGTTCAGCAGCCTG TCGTGCAGCACGGAGTGTGAGGGGCAACTGGAGGGTTGCGGCCCGGCCCCGGCCCTCGCAGACTTCAGCCAGGACGAGGCTGCAGCGGAGGAGGAGAGCCAGCAGGCAGACCTGGTCAAACGCTATGGAGGCTTCATCAAGAGGATCGACAAGAACAAGAACAAAATCTTCAACTCTCCATGGCGTGAAAACTACATCCTGAAGGCGGGAGCGCTGCCCAAGAAATATGAGGACTTGTTGAagaggctggaggagagagACGCCCTTGAGGACGCGGATGACGCTCCAGAGGACCAGATGCTGCATAATTACGTGAAACGTTACGGCGGCTTTTTGCGTAAATTCGGCCCAAAGACAAAGAGGAGTAGCTCCGCGGAGCAGGAGAGCCAGGAGCACGAGGAGCTACAGAAGCGCTACGGAGGCTTCATGCGGAGGGTCCGGCCCAAGCTGAACAACCTGAAGTGGGACAAGAGGTACGGGGGCTTTCTGCGCCGACACTTCAAAATCTCAGTGCGCTCAGTGGAGGAGCCGTATTACTCCTACGATGATCTGAGCCTATAG